From the genome of Setaria viridis chromosome 1, Setaria_viridis_v4.0, whole genome shotgun sequence:
GGTCGTTTTGTTGTAAGACAGGTAATTATTCCCATTGTGACTACCTTCCCATAACCTCTTTCCTTCATTTACAAACACCACATGATTCCCTTTCTCCAGTCGTCATATCTATCCTTCTAAGGAATTAATTTATGAATTGTAACCGTTGCTAAAATGTGATCCTCCTTTGCATTACTGGATTAATCCTGATTCCACCGCATTCCCTGTTTTATGATGTCAAATGCTTGGTGTTTTTTTAATAGAAAAACTGAAGTTCTGTTGCGAAATGAGCTTGTGTCATTAATGCTAAAATGTGGAGCCCCCTTCACATCAAGACTGGTGGGTTGGATTGTATCATTATGATCTTGTGTCCATTGAATCTTTTTCATAAATCTCAATGGCATTAGCACAACTCTAGGCCCTTAACATGCATCAGTTAAAGCGACTTTACTGTTCGCATCATGGCGGTCATGAAAAATGCTGCTTGTTACCTTGTTAATTCATTCAGATGGCTAGCTACCTGCCTAGTCGTGTAAATTTCTCTATACTAGTGTTTCCACTGCATGCTAACCTTTCATTACTTGTCTTGTTGAATATTTGTAGGTGGGTTCAACATTCGCATATGGTCATGGAAGAGGGGATGATGCCAAAACTCTTGCAGAGCTTGGTTTCCAGGTTCTCGCCAATGTTGTATTGTGCTTTTTTCTATTATGCCTTTTGTCAATGCACAAATTACTCATTTATGCTGCCTCCTGCAGATTGGTGATTACTTGAGCGTTGCGATAATGTAAACCATGCCCATGCTGAACTTGACGAATGCCAGTGCTGAAATCAACGACTGCACTGGACGTAACTGCTGTGATGTCAAAAGCCCTGGGTGGCAAGGGGTGAATCTCTGTTAGCACTAGGGAATCGGACCAAAATTCTCTGTAATACTTGTACTGTCAAGGCATTTTGAACCCTCAAGGCGTCTGGTGTGATTGCTTGTTAATATGGTACTTATCTGTGGTGCCTGGAGTTTACAAATATGAACATCGtacgtttttttttccaattgtAATGTGCCTATGGTTCCATGCTGAGTAGGGCTGACTGATATTCCAAAGCCAAAAAGTACTTGCCCCGATCTGGTAACAGTTGCAATGCAGTCTCAATGTGCTGTGGCCGGTTTATAGCTTTAGACAGAATTACGAAGCTATTCTCAGGTTAGAAATTGTGTTGGAACCTCCATTGTAGAATTATGTAGTAGATAGTCAAAACTAAGTACAAGAAAGCTTCTGATCAAATGCATGAGCCGATGAGCGTACGCCGTCTCATCTTTGTTGAGAACCAATCAACCATCCGAAGCATGGCAACAACAATTTCAAAACAGCGACACAATTTTGGGCATTCGTTCGATTTTCTTACAAATGGCACCAGATTTATTCACTAATTTACACACGCTGCAAAAACCGTTTGCAAAACAATTTATTGCTTGGATTTCTGAAGCCTGAAGCCCAACTGATTATACACATTATTACATTCCTGAAGTCCTGTGCGGCCTATATCATTCACAGGGTCTTCACTACTCTTCAGCTTCCAAACACGAACAGTTACTACTACTAGGTTCTCACGGTAGTGGGGAGTGCTTCAAGTATACTCCTCCAGGAGAAGTACAGCTCTATATACAGGTGACAAGAGCAGCTGCATTTTCTGCAACACAAAAAGGTTATGCATGAGCACCTGCACACAGCATGATGGGAAATGCTGGGTTTCGCCAGGAGTTTTTGTAATGATCATTTGATTTTCACATCTCTTATCACattgtactggagtctggagatggagaagaaaaagaagccgTACTGTCTCACCAGCACTTCCTTTAAGCAGGAATAGTAGAGATCTTAGTAACACAGTATCAGGAAATACAGGCTTTAGTTTGTCTTTAGGATTAGGATTGACCATCGGATGAGCTTCTGCAATCTGAATATCTGACGATGGAGGTAAGTTCAAGAAAATGTCTTTAGCTGCTCGGCAAGGAATGGATTTGTCATTCAACAAGGGTTGTTTGATGGTGCAAAGATTGCTTATGAAATCGAAGGTCAGTAACATGGTTTGCTTTTCTTGAAAAATAGAGTGAAGCTGAAGCCACGGAAACTGGTTTCAGTGATATTCGGGCATGCTAATTGGTTATTTTAGAGCTCTTTTGCGGTGGTTTAAAAGTAGCCATCGGTACTTGTTGGTACATACCTAAGGTAAAACAATTAAAACAATAAATTTAAGAATTATTTTTGGTACTTGATCCCACCAATTTAGTAGTTCTTgatacttttcttttctttaggtAGTACTTCCTTTATTTCCATCGTTAAATTTCTTGAGATGGACGGCTCTTATTTTTTCTAATCATTCTTATTTTAAAATTAATTAGTTTGTCCCGAACATTGTATATACGTTTACTCACCCAAATAATTCTAGCTATTTAATATCCAAGGCGTAATTTCTACACTGGTGCCAACTAAATATCGAGCGAGTAAAAATCACACATGACAGAGGGAAATGGGTCCTCATCAATCATAGTTTCATAACAGCAGCATCCTCGCGTAGTCCTCGAGTACCAGGAGCCTCTGCTCCTTGTTGTAAGAGTACATGACGCTAACCATCCTGGCggtttgtaattaacctatatttaatacttctaattagtatctaaatactGATGTGACTGGAACTAAACTGTCCCtgtaaccaaacacccctaagtggCATTCCTGATGTGACAATGCCATTTCTTAGGTAGTCCTCTGCGGCAGGAACATGACCGGCTGCCAGCCATTTTGACTCAGCCATGAAACATCAAACAGCTCTGTCCACTGCACCAAATGGTAGAGTTTCATGTGTTAACAATTGTTCAGAGGTCATCATCTGAACATGCAGGAAATTTTTTATAGTGCGTGAAATATCTTAATAAGTTTTTGATGGAGGCAGTTGTGCTATTCAGCAATATAATATAGGACAAATAAATCAGAACTAGATGGAAAACGAGTTAGAAACATACAGCTTTCCTGAGGTGATTGGCAGGGTTCACTCCATGCTTCTTTTCGGCCACATCTGCGATCTCATTCATAGTGGTGTAAAGAGCCTTGTAGCATGATCTCATGCAGCTGGGGAGTGAATCACAAGGCTCAGTATTCCACCTGCGAATTGCACTTTGTGAAATGTGTCTCGATGTATGAAACAACTAAGATTATCTAACCCAAGTATCTTTGCCAGGCTTACATTTTGATTTCCTCGGTGAAGAGAGAGAGCTCATCTTGTGTGCCAACAAGATCAAATATGTCATCAACAATATAAGCTAGTGAGATGACCTTTATCAACTCAACCCGGTATGTGGAGAAGGAAGATCCGTGGAGGATCATCATGGACCACATGTACCATTTCAGCAACTGGTCCCGGGCCGCCGGTATTTCTTGAGCCAGTCCTAGGCCCATCCACCATCTGATTTCTCCAAAAACATTAGAACTCATATGCATAGAAATTCTTTTTCTCActgctagaaaaaaaataagttgcCATTATATTCTCTTTAATTTTGATATGTGGTACAATCCCTGCACATTGTATACAAGAATGTTCATGCAATTTCTAGCAAGGATAACTTTTTTAATGTACCTTTTAACCTCTTCCATTTCTTTCTGATGCAGCAGTTTGTTAAGATGGAATTCTGCAATTGCCAGCTGCTGCATTGCAGTAGCACACTTTTTGCTTGGCAGGCTCTGCAGGTAGCTGAGGTGGTGCCTGGCCTTGTACTGCATCAGGCTCAGGTGGTATGGGTGATCCAGGGAGTGCCTCACATACCTTGCGAGGCCTGGCTCCAGGTACCTGATGGCAGATGCAAGGTGCTTGCTTGAGAACACCTTTGCCTTGTAGAGTGATGCTTCTTCTCCAATGTCCAAGTGTGACATGTCATGCAAGCTTAGGAGCCCCACAATGTCCTTGCTGGGAGCAAGGCTGAATTCGCCAGCGCTGTTGGTGAACCTCCGGAGAACGTCATCTGCCACACATCGACCGAGGAGTCATCGAAACTGTTTAATGTTTGAACATCAATATATTTTCCCAAAAGTACTGCGTGCCGGTCACAGTTTTGATTTTTGATTTTGTATGTAAAACTTTTTCCGTCTATTACCATTGCTGTTGCCAATTTTAGTGGCAAAACTTGTTTGATTCATAGTTgattttagtcccgggtcatccatagcctttagtctcggttggtgttactaattgggactaaaaaatttcgaaaaaaataaagaaaagccacacgcccgccggccgcccgcctgGCGGCAGCGTgcaccgcccgcccgcgcccgtcCCGCTCCGCCGGCATCTTCGCCTCCCCCAcgagccgcctccgcctcccccgtgcccggcctccgcctcggctCCACACACTCCGCCCACCTCAGCTCCGCCTTGCTCCGCCCGCCACTGCTAGCCTGCTCCGCCCACCTCGGCTCCGCCTCGCTCCGCtccacgtgccgccgcccgccctcgccccgctgctactcctcactgccagtgaggggcgagcagagggggaagaggaggggcagCAGGGGGAGGGGATGGCCATCCGTgccggagggagaggaggaggaggaaggagaggaggagaggaacagCTGCTAAGAACTTGTGCgcgtggagaagaaagaaggcaCCCCTGTGAAGATAAGGACTTGCGCGTCGAGACCCGTGCGCGGCCCTGtgttttgtcctggttggtgtttccaactgggattaaatgttttgtctcagttggaattatcaactgggacaaaaggggggcgtCCCTAGCAAatcttttcaaccgggactaaagctcctccCGTCGGTGTCCtttcggtgcctcattttttaCCTAGGACTAAAGATTTTTTAGTCTCGGGTCCAAAGTCATTCGGGACAAAAAAGGATTGGATGGAATATCAGTTCTATAGTAGTGCAATCTTATCCTCGATCTGTCCACCGCCTTcctatcctctctctctctctcccccgccTCCTTATCCGCTCCTCCGCCTGTGTCCGCTGCCTCCCTCTCccgtccctctctctcccctgccctcctgctgccgcccccaccccctccctctcccatcGCCGTTGCccatccccttccccctccgctcgcccctcactggtagtgaggagcggcagcggggcgaggtgcAGGGCAGTGCTTGGGTGGCGGGGTGAGGTACGGGGCGCGTGGAGGTGCTCGGTGATGTGCAcaggggtgcggcggcggggcacaggtattttctttttctttttcggcggcagcggcgggccgCGGGATGCGGGGTCGGgcggtgtggtggtggcgggggtcgggcgggaGGGGTAGCGGGGGCTGGGCTCGGGCGgggttgtttcttttttttttaaaattttttaataccctttagtacttaGTTGtatcaaccagtactaaaggcctgtcctttagtaccgaactagcaataccggttgcgcaactggtactaaaggggttacgAACCAGTACTGATGGGGCTTTCCCCAACGGTGGAATGGAACAAGTTTTATACATTGGTGCCATTGTTCTAACAAAAATATTACAAAAGCAATGGTGTTAAGTTTCACATGTTTGAGACTGCTATAGCAGTTCTCTCTATACATACCATATACTTTTACTGACCTGCTGAGTGCTGAAACATCATGCCCATTCTCCCTCATGAGCCTAAAGGAGAGGGTTGCATCGAGGAGGTCACCACTGTCAACGAGATCCATGCACACGCCCATGGCGCTCTCTATTTCTTCCTCGAAGTAGTGGGCGATGCAGAGGCGCTTGAGGTTGTCGACGACAGCCATCGTCTCCCGTTCTCTCTCCCGATGCCCATGCAGAGTCTTTTATATAGTCACGATGCTCTTCTGGGGTGTTTCAGGCAGAGTGTGAGCACAGATGTAACTAGGACACACTAGGTCACTTGTATAGAGAAAATCACACTAGCAGGATTCTTGATTACGGTTACAATTCATGGGGGATCAATGCAAGTGTATGCATCATATCGGTATAATAACTCATGCATGGATTAGTTGCTTTCTTTATAAGCTAGCTGATTGGTAAGCTAACCTGGAGGTCAATGTCACTAGCCGGCAGCATTTTGGAAGCCGGCAAAGggcggccgcctcgccggccatTTCCAGCCGCCGGTGAAGCTGAAAGGAGAATATGCTAAGAAAACTCTTTTGTGGAGAAGATATGATGTGTCCTCGCCAGCAGTTCTGcactaaaaaatattttaaataacTTCTCTCACTACACATATCATCTTTACCATTTCACCTACACTATACACATGTAACTGAgctttttatttaaaataacctATGAAGAATTTAATACCgtgtggtaacaccaaccggacTAAAAGGGTGACTTTTACCGGTTAGTGTTACCAACCAATAAAAAATCTACCTTTTAgtaccgaccggtactaaaagacTTCCGAGGGCTACCAAATTATTTGGATCCTAGCTTAGTACCGAGTCCAAATCGttctgatatttttttttcgtCCAAACCCCGTTTTCTAGCAGTGCATCATGCCTAGTCTCCCCGGTGAACCTGGATGAGAGGGTTGCATCGAGGAGATTATCGTTATGGACGTACGAGATCCATGCACGCGACCATGGCACTCTCGATCTCTTCCTCGAAGTAGTAGTCGATGCAGAGGCGTTTGAGGTTGCCAATATATCATTATTCACTtcagttggaaaaaaaaagaaaatgacacTATGGTTTGGATTAGGGTTCACTAAGAATAGGGACGGAGCTAAACTCAAATTATGGCATTTTACCTAACAATCGAACTAATAGTGTTAAATTTTTTCATAATTTAACtaaaatttaaatatttaataAAAAGTTTTCATGGTTTTAGGGGGACCGTGGCCCCTCCGCCCCATTCTCTCCGCCAACTGtgaattaagaaaaaaaagataaagattCTATACACATCATATacttactactccctccgtcctaagtTATTAGTCATTTGagattttctagattcatagatttttatatgcatctagatatatatccTATCTAGATGCACATGAACTTagaagaatcaaaatagtagaTACGGAGAAGCTGGGTAATTAAGCTACCTGGAGGTCAAGGTCACCGGACAGCAGCGTTTTGGACACCGGATAAGAGCCGCCGGGGCGGCGTAGCTGAGCGtttccggccgccgccggagacgaaGCTGGAAGAAGAGGCGGCTGCAGGGATGAGGATAAGATGTGTTCGGGTGCAGCAGCCATTATTGCAAACGCGAGTGTATATAGTTCAACTCAATTTGCGTGCTGTGGGTGATTGGTATTTATATGCATGGAGGTATCAACAGGATAGGGATAGCCTTTTGGTGTGGTGCTAGATGTAGCTCCTGCAGGTTGCATCAAACTGCATACGTGTAGTCTCGATCGATCTCCAACACGTGTTTGCGGTGCATGTGAAAAACATGCAGCCCGAATGTGAGGCCGCACGTGACCGAGTGTAGGTTTACTAAAAATCTCCGGAGAGTATCAAAGTTAGATCGGTACCGGAGTCAATTTATTCCGAAATTTTTATTAGGATCAAAGTCTCGTTTTATAGTAGTGCGTATCCGT
Proteins encoded in this window:
- the LOC117837512 gene encoding terpene synthase 2, chloroplastic — translated: MAAAPEHILSSSLQPPLLPASSPAAAGNAQLRRPGGSYPTLHGHRERERETMAVVDNLKRLCIAHYFEEEIESAMGVCMDLVDSGDLLDATLSFRLMRENGHDVSALNDVLRRFTNSAGEFSLAPSKDIVGLLSLHDMSHLDIGEEASLYKAKVFSSKHLASAIRYLEPGLARYVRHSLDHPYHLSLMQYKARHHLSYLQSLPSKKCATAMQQLAIAEFHLNKLLHQKEMEEVKRWWMGLGLAQEIPAARDQLLKWYMWSMMILHGSSFSTYRVELIKVISLAYIVDDIFDLVGTQDELSLFTEEIKMWNTEPCDSLPSCMRSCYKALYTTMNEIADVAEKKHGVNPANHLRKAWTELFDVSWLSQNGWQPVMMVSVMYSYNKEQRLLVLEDYARMLLL